GGTGGTGTAATCTGTCATAGTCTGACTGCAATTATTTTCCCCTCAGTTACATTAGGTGGTGTgcatgtttggattttctttgtaGTGTTGGTGTCCAGTTGGCATGCCCTGTCCCCTCTGACACAGGTTTTCCTTTTCCGCAGGCTGCATGTTCATACTTTACTGGAGCTACTGGTGTCAGGTTGGCATACACCATCCTTCTGGTTCTAACTGGTATACCCCATGCCTCTGGTACTTGGTTGGTGTCATCTGTTATAGTTTGACTGGCATGTTCTTCCTCTCTGTTACATTAGGTGGTCTCATCCCCAGCTGCATGTTCACACATTACTGGTGCTGCTGGTGCCCAGTTGGCATATTCCAACCCCTCTGGTGCTCATTTGACACTCCCTGCCTGCCCATGACCAGCATGTCCCTTCCTTGTACCTCAGCAGTGTCTCTGGTCCCCACCCTGACCCTCCTCTCTGCCTGTGAGGTCTCGGACACACAGACAGCTGCCTCCTGCTGCCCAGCACACCGATGGCTTCTCCAGATGTCAGAGTCCATCACAAAGCACAGCAGGGTTCACCCTCCAGCATCCGTGGTGGGTGGCTGCCCGGGGATGGGGGCAGACATGTCGAGGAGAGGTCGGGCACTTACCCTGTCAGGTGGCCATCTCTCACGTGGAGCTCAGTATGTGGTACCACAGTGGCATGATGCCTGCAGTGTGACTTGGTGCCACTGGTGATGTTTTTGTTTCCAGTAAGAGCCTGTGAGGTagggagatggtggcactgaagTGACTCGGCCCCCAGGGGGCACACATTCACCTTGGTTATCTTTGCAGTGTAGTGGCATTGCAGGGCCTTGTCTCTTTGGTAAGTGATGGCACGACTTGTCTCTGTTGCCTGGTGACACTCACCTCAGGGGGGTGCTGTTGCTGTTCTGTCTTTTTTGCATTACCTTTGTGATGTCATAGTGCCACCCCCCCCAACTGTCTGGCCTCCAACAGAGCCCAGAAAAGTACCCACCTCTTGGCTGGCATGTCTTTCTGGATGCTTAGGTCTTCTCTGTGTATCCAGTATAAGGGAATGTAACTGACCTCTGACCTTGACTGTGAGCTGCTGAAGTGACCAACCTTGGTGGCCGAGTGACCACAGGTTCGACATTGAGGTGGCTGCTCTGATGGACATTCGGGATGTCTAGCTGGTCTCTGGAGGGCTACTTGATGTATCCAGACGACACTGTTTTGAACATTCAGGGCTCACTTGTGGACATTTTTAGCCAGCAGTGCCATTCATCCACCCGCTGGTACCCGCCTCACTAACAGTAAAGAGTCCATGTCCATTCTTCCTGTTGGCATTCACTACCAACCCAGTAATAATTCAGGGTGTCCACTCCCTGGTCATTCAGTACCTGTGGCTTCCTACAGGCACTCAGCTATGCCCTCCACACTTCACTCCAGGGGATTTGCCAGCCAATCCGCTGGACGGTTTGTGCCCGCTGATGGACTCTTCCATAGATGTTCCCCAAGTGCTTGACTGCTGTCAGGCCAAGGTGTGGCGCCCCACCGAGTGGGTGTCCTCGCTGCCGTCATGGGCCACCATCTCGAGCTCTTTTGTCCTCCCCGTCTCACCTTCTGCAGTCAGCCCCCCCCCTCCTAGCCGCCCGGACCACCCCTGCTTGGGATGCAAGGATCAGGGCCTCCAGTCGTCGTCCTTTCAGACTCCCTGAACCTGAAACAATGCGGCTTTAATGCCAGCTGTCTGTCCATGCAGATTAGCCAGccaaccccacccccaccccgcCGTGGCCTTTTCATGCTGCCTTTCACTGTGGGAATGAGGAGggggcggtgggggggggggggggttagggacACGTGAAGGGGGCTTCATTGCCCACCCTGGCCGGCTCAGCAGATACGTGGCCCGGCACTTCCGGAGCGCTCGACCCGACACCCGCCTGGGACTGAGCAGCCAGCGGCCCACTCGGGGGTCTGAGTAAACAGAGACGCCCCGCCGTTGGACGGCCGCTTTTGTTCGGCGCCCCTCGCTCTTCCTGACACACGATTGCAGCGGAAGGTTAAACCAATCAGACATTCGCAGTGACCCCGGTGGGTCAAGCGCTCGGCTTTAGCATGCTGGCCAGGCTGGCACCGCCCACCTCCCCCTGGCCACGCCCCTCATCATCCAGCAGGCTTATGAGGACCAGAGGGTCGCCCTCAGTGCcccttttatagcgcctttcatgacaGCTGCAGAGCTTTACCACTGCTCTgtatcttatatagcgcctttctaagcAGTCATACAAGGCCACCCAGGAAGGATGAATGGCGGAGCAGCGTGACAGTGTCTGGCAGCGCGGGtctgtggaaggcactatatgagatggGTTGTCCACCAGTGTCTTGATGTGTGGCCCCCTCGATGATGGGGTGGGTGTAGGCAGGAGCCACAGAAACATGGGGCGGGGGTGGGGTCTGTCTCTGAAGGTGACCAGGAGTGTGACTGTCCTGTCATTTCTTTGTCTGTTCAGGGGTACACCTTGGAGCGGCGGGCTTTATGCCGACTGCCTGATTTTGGCAGAGACGGCTTGGCAGGAACAGCAGGGGGCAGGCGCTGCTCTGCACATGCATGCCTGCACACTTCTACTTGGGTGGGCTGCAGCCGGGAATGCACTCCACGccccccctaaccccccccccgaCTCCGCCTGCACTCAATGCTGCTGCCTGAAACCGCGGTACAGGCTGAGGCGGGCATATGGTGTGCCCAGCTAATGCAGTTGGACCTGCTGTGCCAGTGCTGTGGTCCCTGCCTCAGATGCCGTTCATTCAGACTAACACTGGGTGCTACTGGCTGCCAGTTTGCTCTTGATCACCTTGTGGCACTAAACCCTTTTTATCTCTTTGTGGGACTCATTGCCAGTGTGCCCATTTTGACCAGTTTTCCCTTCGTTTCTTAGTGGCACTGGATGCCCATGCCTCTTTGTGGAGAGTGGGTGCCAGTTTCCCTCGGGTGCCTCATTATGCAGGCCTTCTAATTTCCAAGGCTGCCGCACACTTCATCTCATTTGGCAGACTTCACTGTGCCAACAGCTCTGCCAATTGAGTCCAATCAAATGCTGCTCACTGAATCACTTTAGAAGAGGTATGTTGGTGCCCATTGGAGGCTCTCAGTGCTGGCTTCTAAACTGCGACCTTTAACCTTTGTAAATGCCAAAGTCATAAAAGTGGAATGCGGAGAGGTGCCCACCTGCTGAGTGTCAGGAAGTGTCACCATTGTGTCCCCTCACAATAGAGGAGCGTCTGCCATTGTCCTGCGATATGCGAGACACTGCTGCTGTTTGCTCAGCTTGCCCACCTGTCTAGTGGTCCTGCCGTGCCCTCCTGTGTGTCAAGTGACTGTCAGTGTGTGACCTCAAGTGGGCAGTCATTTGTCAGGCTTAGTGTAGTAGAGCTGGCTACAGTGGTGGCATCTTGGGTTTTAGGGCAGGGTGCTTTCTGTGCCCTGTGGGTCTATGCCACATGTGTGGTCATTTCACCAGATTGTGTGGTACTTTGGATGCCAGTTTCTTACCAATTGGCACTTTGTGATGCCCAGTACCAGGCACTGCTGTGTAGCCATCTGGCTGCCTCTCTTCACAGCAATTGGATACTTCAGCACCTTCTTGGCTTAAGGAGTAGGCACAAGTAATGCTTTGGCTGCTGTCTTGGCACTGGTCTTGGGCAACTCTCCTGCCACACTAGAAGTGAAAGCTGTCCCGATAGATGTGGAAATATAGACCAACCACATGGGCACTGAGAGAACACTGGCACACCACTATGCAGAGCAGCCCCCAGTACCAACACTTCTCTATGTGCCTTTCTGCCCAGGCCCCTAAACAAAGCACTTCTTCCTGCTGGGCAGCGGTGGCATCGCTACCCTGATGCAGCTGTCAGTGACTGCtattcatatatagtgcctttctccatGGATTTGTCCCCCTGTAAGCCAGACTGATGGAGAGTAAGGCGGTGTGCCAGTTGGTGAGCTGGTGATGTGCCGGCACTCTACATGGGTGTCTCGACCCTTGTGGCCCGCACTCTTTGCCAGCCTGGCCTCCCCTCCCAGCTCCAGCAGCAGAGGAGGGGTAAGCGAAGGCAGCCGGCAGCGCTGGCCCCTGATTGGCTCCATCCCAGAATCTCCAAGTCATAACAAACCGAGGACACCCAGTGCGCTGGTAACGTTACTCCGCGCGGGCGGCATGGAAAACTGGAATGTGGGACGGAGCGGGATTCACTTCCAGCCGAGGGGGAGGGGGATCGAGAGGAAAGGAATCGGGGGAGGGGGGCTGTGCAGGGACACCAAGTgtgtgtggtggtgggggggggcacCTCACCTGGCTCAACTGCCCACCCCCAGCCTGTCCACTGCCGTCCACTCGGCCCACCAGGAAGGACTGCTTTTCTGTCCCATTTGTGTGCTGCCTGTCAGTTCTATGAAGTGTCTTTGGTGACACTGTGACTTGCCCAGGTCACACAGTTCACTCGGATGTGAGTGGCCAGGGCAGGTGACCTGCTGGACATGCAGCGGACCCCAAGGGGGGAGCACACAGCTGCAGGTCCAGCGTAAGTCCCTCAAGCCGCTGAGGCCCTGCCCCCTTTTGTGTGTGCGTGAACGCGCCCCGCTCGCGCACAGGGAGCTCAATTACCTGGCTCCGCCCCCTCCCCTCCTCCCCCCCAATGCCACCCAGGTTGCTTTCTGACAGCTGCTGCCGTCTGAGGAGGCCCATCATGCGTGACTGCATCCTGAGTCATGTGCTGCGGTTCAGGCTGGACGCGAGCCCCCCCCTCCAACCGCTCCCCTCTtatgtggggggggggtttgttggGGTCACTTCCTTACCCCCAGAACTGTGAGCAGCCTGCATGGCCCACAGGATAAAGTGGGAGACTAGGAGCCAGAAAGCTGCAGGTTCAAAACCCCCTAGGACTAAGAGGACCCCCCCCCGAGTGAGAGACCCCATCTTTAGAAACAGCTGAGCCTGACCGGAGAGCTCCACTTATTGGCCACTCCTGGGATGGGGGTTCAAATCTGTCCTAATGCCTTTTGGTCTGCTTGACACGGTATGTGTGCCCCCTGTGAGTTTCTGCCGAGCACCTGATGCCAATGGGCTCCAACTTGAAGCTTAATGAAACAGGATTTGGTTGGTGGTGACTGATAGATTGGTGAGCTGGTGCCTGCCACtgctcagttatgttttgggcCATTTCTCAGTGGTACCAGTATTGGCATCATTGGCATCAGAGGTCTGCATTCCTAGTGCTCTGCCATACTAGTGAGCAATGACAGCAGAATGGCCACTCATACTGTTTCTGTCTTACAGGATCACCCTGCTCATGCCAGTGTGCCCCTGACCTAGCCACTCCAGCCATGTACACGCCATCTAGTGGATATGTGGAGCCCTACATGAGACTACATCATGGTGTCATGCCAGGCCGAGGAACAGTGACTGGCCAAGGTGAGTACCCATCCTCCTGAGACCTCGGCCGAATGTGACTTGGTCAAGGCCTGGCCTTCATGGAGCATGAGGGGCACTGTTCTTACAGTGATCAACCTGACTGGCAAGTGCCCCTTTAAGGCCTGAGGAATGGCACCTGACCTGTGAAGACCTTTGGTTTCAGGCTGAAATGACTATCTGGTGCCCTGTTGACCCTAATCTGACTGGCTGGTGACTTGTGCATCTCTCGTTCCACAGGTCCAAATGAAGGGACATACAATCAGCCGAGTCAGCCGAGCTTCAGCATGGGCATGCCGGGCACAGAGTTTGGCAGTGCTACAGAGGGTGAGTGAAACTGATATGTGCCCACAGTGGTCATTGCATTTGTCAGGCAGAAGGCTGCTGGAGAAGATGCCCTCACTTTGCCCTCTCTGTGACCTCATTGTGTCCTCTCGGTGCCCTTGTCTCTTCTCTTTGTCTTCCCTGTGCCCCTTTTGTGCCCCCTGTGTGCTTTTCTCGGTGTATTCTTTATTCTCCTGCTTTGTCCCTGTCAGTTCAGTTCATttatgtatagcgcctttcaccaagTACAGGCGAAGATGGCTAACCAACCCGTCTCGTGAAGGCAGATCAAGGGGTCAACTTCTCAGGGGTGGGCATCACTTCTATGCGACAGGCCGTCCCTCTGGAGTGGGCACAATGCTGTCTCTGAGGCACCCCATTAGTATCTTCAATTCCTTGCACTCTCAGTAATTTCTTTTCAGTTTGgacaaaaaggcgctatataaatctcATTTTCTGTTACGGTGACACTTAATGTCTGCTTTGTGTGCTTTCAGTGACCCGCTACTCCTCACCCAGGTCCATGATGAAGCTCAATAAGAAGCGGGCGCTGTCTATCTCGCCATTGTCTGATGCCAGCATTGACCTCCAGACGATGATCCGCACTTCGCCCAACTCGCTAGTGGCCTTCTTCAACTCCCGCTGTGGCTCGGCCACCGGCTCCTATGGACACCTGTCAGTCGGGGGCATGAGGTGAGACCATCTCAGTAGCGTCATCAGGCCACAGGGGGGCAGTAGTGAGTGGTGTCCTCAACAGgtgtcacctgcatgtctttagtgCTGCTCAAGGAATCACTTGGGAGTGATGGAGGGGCAGAAACCCACGCACTGAGCCGTGGAGCCCCTCCAAGCAGCGGTCAGAGTGACTGCCCATCAAGTCACTCCATTGTCTTCTCTACAGTAATCAAAGAGGTGCTATGGGTTATTTTCTTTGCACATTCATCCCTGTTCATCACCCCATGTTCTTAGCTATTGTGTGTTGAGTGACAACACCCCCTGTATGTGAGATGTTGAACTACAGCACCCCCCGTAGGTGAGATAttgaactgcagcaccccctgttgGTGAGAAGTTGAACTACAGCACCCCCTGTTGATGAGATGTTGAACTGCAGCACCCCCCCACGTAGGTGAGATATTGAACTACAGCACCCCCTGTTGGTGAGATGTTGAACTGCAGCACCCCCCCGTAGGTGAGATGTTGAACtgcagcaccccccccccccacgtagGTGAGATATTGAACTACAGCACCCCCTGTTGGTGTGATGTTGAACTGCAGTACCCCCCTGTTGGTGAGATGttgaactgcagcaccccctgttgGTGAGAAGTTGAACTACAGCACCCCCTGTAGGTGAGATGTTGAACTGCAGCACCCCCCCCATAGGTGAGATATTGAACTGCAGCTCTCCCTTTAGGTGATCTGTTGAACTACAAGACCCCCTTTAGTTGAGGTGttgaactgcagcaccccctgttgGTGAGATGTTGAACTGCAGCCCCCCCCCCCGTAGGTGAGATGttgaactgcagcaccccctgtagGTGGGCTGTTAATTTACAGCACTCCCTGTAGGTGAGATGTTGAACTACAAGACCCCCTTTAGTTGAGTGACCCCCTGTATTCCTCTCGATGTCATAGCCCCACGCCAGGTCTCTTCACTCGCCACTGGTTACTACTGGTCTAGATGGAAAAGGGCATTAAAATAACATAAAGGGATAGGCCAATGGCAAGTGGGCGGACCCCTCTGGAGGGATGGGCGTGGTCACCCAAAGCTCCGCCCTGACACTTTGTTACTTTTTGCAGCCCATCCGTGGAGCTCAGCTGCTCAATGAACCAAAGTAAAGCTCCGGGGTGCTCCTATGGTCAAGTGCCCCCTCTGAGACACCCATCTGGGCCCTGCCACCTGATTCCACACGGTGCCAGCAAGCACTGTCATGTAAGTACCCATGTGCCACCTGGTTTCTCTGCAGACTCTTGTGGCTTAAGCCTGAATTCTCATCTTCCAACAGCTGAAGGCAGAACCCCCGGGCGGCACCTCGCTGGACAGCCTCAGCCTGAAGGCAATGGAGGAGCGGTCCGAGAGTGACGTCCCCAGTCCATCCTCTACGGGGACTCAGGTGCTGACCCTGCTGGCGACTTGCGTTGCTGAGCCTGCATGTGGCAGCAGCTCCTCATTGTGCCTTTTATGCCCTTCTTAGGATCACCTGCTGGGCTTGATGGATAACCGGGAAGACCAGGAAGATGGCAAACCTGAGCCTGAGGCGGTTTATGAGACCAACTGCCACTGGGAGGGCTGCGTCAAGGAGTTTGACACCCAGGAGCAACTGGTGCATGTGAGCCTTGGGGGAGAGTGAGGCCAGAAAGACTGGAGGTGCAGGGACCCAATAGAAGAGAGAGGGGGCGTGGTCTTTGGGTTATTGCAAGAAGAGGGCGGGGTCACAAGGAGTCCAGGGGTGAAGTTTGAACAAGATTGAGGGGAGAGGGGGGGAAAGAGGGGGTGGGGCAGAGGGGCGGGACACAGAGGGAGGGAGTGTGAGAAAGGAGTGGAGACGTGAGTGTGAGGGGCGGGGTCAGAAGAAGTGAATAGGTGGAGCTTGAAGAGGAGAAAGGAAGTGGGGCCAGAAACAGTGAAGGGGTGGGGCCTAAattagagagagtgagagagggagGGGCCTTGGGGGCTAGGAAGTGGAGGGTTGGGCCTGAAGGAGTAAGAGGTGGGGCCAAGGGGTGGGACACAGAGGGATGGAGGGTGAGAAAGGAGTGGAGAGGTGAGTGTTGTACAAGAGAGAGAGGATGGGGGGCCTTGGAGCAAAGATGGGGCAGGCATTAATGTGTGGAGATGCGGGGTCAGAAGAAGTGGATAGGTGGAGCTTGAACAGGAGAAAGAGAGTGGGGCTAGGAGGAGTGAAGGGGCGGGACctaattgagagagagagagagagagagaggaacctTGGGGACTAAGAAATGTTGGGTTGGTCCAGAAGGAGTGAGGGGGTGGGGCCACGTGGTGGGACACAGAGGGAGTGAGGGAGGGTGAGAAAGGAGTGGAGAGGTGAGTGTGAGGAAAGGGGCAGGTATTAATGAGCGGAGGGGCGGGGTAAGTGGAAGTGAATAGGTGGAGCTTGAACAGGAGAAAGAGAGTGGGGCCAGGAGGAGTGAAGGGGTGGGGCCTAAATTAGAGAGAGCAAAAGAGGGAGGGGCCTTGGGGGCTAGAAAATGGAGGGTTGGGCCAGAAGGAGTAAGGGGTGGGACCAAGGGGTGGGACACAGAGGGATGGAGGGTGAGAAAGGAGTGGAGAGGTGAGTTTGAGGGGCGGGGTCAGAAGAAGTGAATAGGTGGAGCTTGAACAGGAGAAAGGAAGTGGGGCCAAAAACAgtgaaggggtggagcctaaatgagagagagtgagagagagagagagagggaggggccTTGGGGGCTAGGAAGTGGAGGGTTGGGCCTGAAGGAGTAAGAGGTGGGGCCAAGGGGTGGGACACAGAGGGATGGAGGGTGAGAAAGGAGTGGAGAGATGAGTGTTGTACAAGAGAGAGAGGATGGGGGGCCTTGGAGCAAAGATGGGGGCAGGCATTAATGTGTGGAGGCGCGGGGTCAGAGGAAGTGGATAGGTGGAGCTTGAACAGGAGAAAGAGAGTGGAGTGACGGGGTGGGAcctaaatgagagagagagagagagagagggaggggccTTGGGGGCTAGAAAATGGAGGATTGGGCCAGAAGGAGTGAGGGGGTGAGGCTGAAGGGCAGGAAACAGAGGGAGGGAGGAGGGAAGGAAGAAGAGCGAGGCCAGAAGGAATGGAGGAGGAAATGGGAGGGCCTGAATGAGTAGAGGGGTGGGGTCAGAATAAGTGGAGGGGTGGAGCTTGAGCTGGAAAACGAGGGCGGTGCCCACTTACAGCCTGCTGTCCCCTCTGCCACCCGCAGCACATCAACAACGAGCACATCCACGGGGAGAAGAAGGAGTTTGTGTGCCACTGGCATGAGTGCTCGCGGGAGCAGCGGCCCTTCAAGGCTCAGTACATGCTGGTGGTGCACATGAGGCGGCACACCGGGGAGAAGCCACACAAGTGCACGGTACGAGGTAGCAGGGGGGAGTTGGGTGGAGCCTTTCTTTGAGGGAGCATTGAGTGTGGCACCCTGGGTGACAGgtccctctgtctgtctgtccctctGTCTGCAGTTTGAGGGCTGTAATAAGGCCTACTCCCGCCTGGAGAACCTCAAGACGCACCTGCGCTCCCACACCGGCGAGAAGCCCTACGTCTGCGAGCACGAGGGGTGCAGCAAGGCCTTCTCCAACGCCTCGGACCGAGCCAAGCACCAGAACCGCACTCACTCCAATGAGGTAAGTGCCAATGACCGGGCCTGCCACCTGCTACCCtcctcatccccccccccccccaaacactaACCAGAGCCCCCCTCCTGACCCCCCCGGCTGTTCCAGAAACCCTACATATGTAAGATCCCCGGCTGCACGAAGCGCTACACGGACCCCAGCTCATTACGGAAACACGTGAAGACAGTCCACGGGCCGGAGGCGCACATCACCAAGAAGCATCGTGGAGACGTGGGCCCCACCCGGGCGACGACGGCTACGCAAGGACATGAGGTGCCCACCAACAAGGACGAGACTAGGCTGATGCTGCCAGAGCTGGCACTGGTGAGTACCTTTGGCCATTGGCTGTTCCTTGGGTGGGGTGCCACATCCATTCATTGCCATCTTCTTTTCCTCCACAGAAGTCTCAGCCCAGTCCTGGTGGCCAGTCGTCCTGCAGCAGCGAGCGCTCGCCGCTGGGCAGCACCAACAACAACGACAGTGGTGTGGAGATGAACGCCAACGCAGGGGGCAGCCTGGAGGACCTGAGCACCCTGGAGGACTCGGCTGCCGTCTCCGCCCAAGCCCTGCAGCGCCTCGAGAACCTCAAGATCGATAAACTCAAGCAGCTCCGCCAGCCCACGCCACCCACCCGGGGCATCCGGCTGCCTGCCATTCACACCCACTCAGAGCCGGGGCCCTGGACAGGGCCAAGGATGCGTCCCGCTGACCGCTCTCATCCACCAGTGGACC
The sequence above is drawn from the Erpetoichthys calabaricus chromosome 3, fErpCal1.3, whole genome shotgun sequence genome and encodes:
- the gli1 gene encoding zinc finger protein GLI1 is translated as MYTPSSGYVEPYMRLHHGVMPGRGTVTGQGPNEGTYNQPSQPSFSMGMPGTEFGSATEVTRYSSPRSMMKLNKKRALSISPLSDASIDLQTMIRTSPNSLVAFFNSRCGSATGSYGHLSVGGMSPSVELSCSMNQSKAPGCSYGQVPPLRHPSGPCHLIPHGASKHCHLKAEPPGGTSLDSLSLKAMEERSESDVPSPSSTGTQDHLLGLMDNREDQEDGKPEPEAVYETNCHWEGCVKEFDTQEQLVHHINNEHIHGEKKEFVCHWHECSREQRPFKAQYMLVVHMRRHTGEKPHKCTFEGCNKAYSRLENLKTHLRSHTGEKPYVCEHEGCSKAFSNASDRAKHQNRTHSNEKPYICKIPGCTKRYTDPSSLRKHVKTVHGPEAHITKKHRGDVGPTRATTATQGHEVPTNKDETRLMLPELALKSQPSPGGQSSCSSERSPLGSTNNNDSGVEMNANAGGSLEDLSTLEDSAAVSAQALQRLENLKIDKLKQLRQPTPPTRGIRLPAIHTHSEPGPWTGPRMRPADRSHPPVDPLTVPSNRRVMELSSGDLTTLCQLGERRHSSTSSMSSAYTVSRRSSLISPYLSSRRSSEASQIGGHPQVAENDAPPVAPPGLAHFTPAQQYSLKAKYAAATGGPPPTPLPNMADYKAQPRALRRHSANEYGHYSPSLAPHQAPGYGPRRASDPAQHQQAPARVQRFNSLGDMTAPPTLGHYRSSEGSMPGHTYSPRPPSITENALLESTELPPVVMPSASTSFMSPSDYGGYQQDAEHCSLQVTGMEHWGQTSPGRAVQNARGMPANAYPAQCQQQAHSTMFSCKEKSGALAAGIIKPEQHLQQYPVPNLSSCRGPQQPASASCDYQGLQSCYHAGRRAQTPMMQVKEMMVRNYVQSQQALLWDGQQKDEVAAQPYASQDYLACSAPSGQAYRHELLVQPAQRRGQQRPPVVDGHCSGLPADGSSSLCYSGHLEMRQAEVHGSQQQHHGPLLSYPESSPLDNLDLENTQIDFAAIVDDGEHNPMMPAGLPSSSQTPRSLQSGLSNMAVGDMTSILTSQFLNSLS